A stretch of Halomonas elongata DSM 2581 DNA encodes these proteins:
- the ribD gene encoding bifunctional diaminohydroxyphosphoribosylaminopyrimidine deaminase/5-amino-6-(5-phosphoribosylamino)uracil reductase RibD — translation MSPTPPERWMARALRLARHGLYTTAPNPRVGCVLVKEGRVIGEGWHERAGEPHAEIHALRNAGEAARGATAYVTLEPCSHQGRTGPCAVALVEAGVARVVVAMRDPNPQVAGRGIERLRQAGIEVEEGVLEAEAHALNSGFIARMARGRPFVRMKMAMSLDGRTAMRSGESQWITGPCARREVQRLRARSSVVMTGVESVIFDNSRLTVRAEQLELDNAEAIASRQPMRVVVDSRLRLPLAAACLREPGRTLVATVDGHDDEHREKLEQAGAEVVVLPAEEGGRVDLEALLSYLASHEEANEVLLETGATLAGAMLDAGLVDEMQLFVAPTLLGGEARPLFELPGLTRMDEQRPLDIRDIRAVGDDWRITAVPRRCDPAVASS, via the coding sequence ATGTCGCCTACACCGCCCGAACGCTGGATGGCGCGCGCGCTCCGGCTGGCTCGCCATGGGCTCTATACCACCGCGCCCAACCCTCGTGTCGGTTGTGTCCTGGTCAAGGAAGGGCGAGTCATCGGCGAAGGCTGGCATGAGCGTGCCGGCGAGCCCCATGCCGAGATCCATGCCTTGCGCAACGCCGGGGAAGCGGCGCGGGGTGCCACGGCTTATGTGACCCTCGAGCCATGTTCCCACCAGGGGCGAACCGGCCCTTGCGCGGTGGCGCTGGTCGAGGCTGGGGTGGCCAGGGTGGTTGTGGCCATGCGTGATCCCAACCCCCAGGTGGCCGGGCGCGGCATCGAGCGTCTTCGCCAGGCGGGCATCGAGGTCGAGGAGGGCGTGCTCGAAGCCGAGGCCCATGCGCTCAATTCCGGTTTCATTGCGCGCATGGCCAGGGGGCGTCCCTTCGTGCGCATGAAGATGGCGATGAGTCTCGATGGCCGCACGGCGATGCGCTCCGGGGAGTCCCAGTGGATTACCGGCCCCTGCGCCCGGCGTGAGGTTCAGCGCCTGCGGGCGCGTTCGAGCGTGGTGATGACCGGCGTCGAATCGGTCATCTTCGACAACTCGCGGCTCACCGTGCGCGCCGAGCAACTCGAGCTGGACAATGCCGAGGCGATCGCCAGCCGCCAGCCGATGCGCGTGGTGGTGGATTCCCGCCTGCGCCTGCCGCTGGCGGCGGCCTGCCTGCGCGAACCGGGGCGTACCCTGGTGGCGACGGTGGACGGGCACGATGATGAGCATCGTGAGAAGCTGGAGCAGGCCGGGGCCGAGGTCGTGGTGTTGCCGGCGGAAGAGGGCGGTCGTGTCGATCTGGAAGCGCTGTTGTCCTATCTGGCCAGTCACGAGGAGGCCAATGAAGTGCTTCTGGAGACGGGCGCCACCCTGGCCGGTGCGATGCTGGATGCCGGCCTGGTCGATGAGATGCAACTGTTCGTGGCGCCGACCCTGCTCGGCGGCGAGGCCCGGCCACTTTTCGAACTGCCGGGTTTGACGCGCATGGACGAGCAGCGACCGCTGGATATCCGCGATATCCGTGCCGTCGGTGACGACTGGCGGATCACCGCCGTTCCCCGTCGGTGCGACCCGGCTGTGGCGTCGTCCTGA